One genomic segment of Natrononativus amylolyticus includes these proteins:
- a CDS encoding DUF1643 domain-containing protein, with protein MVKRDAIFSADNEHRYRLFRSLDGDFRDKTLTFVLLNPSTADDEIDDDATKRCIEIAKYHDFKHLEIVNLFSLIEPTSEDLEDAKNPVRQENDKHIIESCEEADKIICGWGNIGDHMNRAAEVYEKISHHDLECLRVNQTGEPTYVNPNGPLQHQLSYDTRPYERAIEVY; from the coding sequence ATGGTAAAAAGGGACGCGATATTCTCGGCCGATAATGAACACAGATACCGCCTTTTCAGAAGTCTTGACGGTGATTTTCGAGACAAAACCCTAACATTTGTGCTATTGAATCCGTCAACAGCGGACGATGAAATAGATGATGATGCAACCAAAAGGTGTATTGAAATTGCTAAATACCACGACTTCAAACACCTTGAAATTGTCAATCTATTCTCGCTAATTGAACCGACATCGGAGGATTTAGAGGATGCTAAGAATCCGGTTAGACAAGAAAATGACAAACATATCATTGAGTCCTGTGAGGAGGCAGATAAGATAATTTGTGGATGGGGTAATATTGGAGACCATATGAATAGAGCGGCAGAAGTTTACGAAAAGATATCACACCATGATCTTGAGTGTCTGAGAGTTAACCAAACTGGAGAACCCACATACGTAAATCCAAATGGACCACTACAACATCAATTGAGCTACGATACTCGGCCATATGAGAGAGCAATTGAGGTCTATTAA
- a CDS encoding S1 family peptidase — translation MPAQYGYQIDLAFLVTTPLHVAGPDSGGTGFFFRIDTNTYIVTAGHVLADEDRESYGEELRSEIHQQPPEVSYYLRDTDDVTNTTRYSVDLSEEQRTWGFDPNGADVAVIQIDEELITLPDYFSRDEDDEEPRFSSFSLTERQFIGNNQLTTDRVYSLGYPGRLYDSQTKFPIRRNSLLATPIHVDFEGKPRFLTDARMDPGTSGSPILVEPSQVQYPWGAHLTQTHETPILLGVHAGNFYYNEGNSESEEDCLRATQYFDLNETWRPEAIIRAIQEAVPS, via the coding sequence ATGCCGGCTCAATACGGATATCAGATTGATTTAGCATTTCTCGTTACTACACCGCTGCATGTCGCAGGCCCGGATAGTGGCGGAACTGGGTTCTTCTTCCGCATTGATACAAATACATACATTGTTACCGCAGGGCATGTACTTGCAGACGAAGACCGAGAAAGCTATGGAGAGGAATTAAGATCGGAGATTCATCAACAACCACCCGAAGTATCCTATTATCTGCGTGATACTGACGACGTAACAAATACCACTAGATACTCCGTTGATCTCTCGGAAGAACAGCGGACTTGGGGTTTTGATCCGAATGGAGCGGACGTTGCAGTCATACAGATTGATGAGGAGCTGATTACCCTTCCGGATTACTTTAGTAGAGACGAAGATGATGAAGAACCCCGGTTTTCCTCGTTTTCGCTCACAGAACGTCAGTTCATTGGAAATAACCAACTGACGACTGATAGAGTGTACAGCCTCGGGTATCCAGGGAGACTGTACGATTCACAAACAAAGTTCCCGATCAGAAGAAATTCGTTACTCGCCACTCCGATACATGTCGATTTCGAGGGGAAGCCTCGATTCCTTACAGACGCACGCATGGACCCTGGGACTAGTGGAAGCCCAATCTTAGTCGAGCCATCTCAAGTCCAATATCCATGGGGTGCACATTTAACTCAAACTCACGAAACACCTATTCTACTCGGCGTTCATGCCGGGAACTTCTATTATAACGAAGGCAACTCTGAATCTGAGGAAGATTGTTTGAGAGCGACACAATATTTCGACCTCAACGAGACTTGGCGTCCCGAGGCGATTATTCGTGCGATACAGGAGGCTGTTCCCAGCTAG
- a CDS encoding GNAT family N-acetyltransferase translates to MDHDVRPYEPTTDADALWALKREFELGLGGETGGEEKAEVYAAKLTADYEASYLEWVDRCVAEEPEAVTVAAVEEELVGYAFVLPSSLAHVWDAAVLNELYLEPAHRGSGVADDLMDAVLETAREQELPLDRIVLDVDRENDRAQAFYERHGFSHWGEMVARPLE, encoded by the coding sequence ATGGATCACGATGTTCGTCCGTACGAGCCGACGACCGACGCCGACGCGCTGTGGGCGCTCAAGCGCGAGTTCGAACTCGGTCTCGGCGGCGAAACCGGCGGCGAAGAGAAAGCGGAAGTATACGCGGCGAAGCTCACCGCCGACTACGAGGCGAGCTACCTCGAGTGGGTCGACCGCTGCGTCGCCGAGGAGCCGGAAGCGGTCACCGTCGCCGCCGTCGAGGAGGAACTCGTCGGCTACGCGTTCGTCCTCCCGTCGTCGCTCGCACACGTCTGGGACGCCGCCGTGTTGAACGAACTCTATCTCGAGCCCGCTCACCGGGGCAGCGGCGTCGCCGACGACCTGATGGACGCCGTCCTCGAGACCGCTCGTGAACAGGAGTTGCCCCTGGATCGGATCGTCCTCGACGTCGACCGCGAGAACGATCGGGCGCAGGCGTTCTACGAGCGCCACGGCTTTTCCCACTGGGGGGAGATGGTGGCCCGCCCGCTCGAGTGA